A stretch of the Sulfuritortus calidifontis genome encodes the following:
- a CDS encoding DUF3486 family protein translates to MARRSKVDTLPPALKAELERLLADRTHGGYEALAAWLKEQGYEIGKSSLHRYDQRVQAVMLRIKASTEAARLIAQASPDEADEHSAAVLRMVQSALFDAMSRVTEAADIADPAEQVKVLSQAARAIAEASRASIGQKRWADEVRAKIDEVERVARNAGKALDAETLKAIREGLYGG, encoded by the coding sequence ATGGCGCGCCGCAGCAAAGTGGACACCCTGCCGCCCGCGCTCAAGGCCGAGCTGGAGCGCCTCTTGGCCGACCGCACGCACGGCGGCTATGAGGCGCTGGCTGCGTGGCTGAAAGAGCAGGGCTACGAGATCGGCAAGAGCAGCCTGCACCGCTACGACCAGCGGGTGCAGGCGGTGATGCTGCGCATCAAGGCAAGCACCGAGGCGGCGCGGCTGATCGCGCAGGCATCGCCGGACGAGGCCGACGAGCACTCCGCCGCCGTGCTGCGCATGGTGCAGTCGGCACTGTTCGACGCCATGAGCCGGGTGACCGAGGCGGCCGACATCGCCGACCCGGCCGAGCAGGTCAAGGTCTTGAGCCAGGCCGCCCGTGCGATCGCCGAGGCCAGTCGCGCCAGCATCGGGCAAAAGCGGTGGGCGGACGAGGTGCGGGCGAAGATCGACGAGGTGGAGCGCGTCGCACGCAATGCGGGCAAGGCGCTCGATGCCGAGACGCTCAAGGCCATCCGGGAGGGGTTGTATGGCGGTTAA
- a CDS encoding Mu-like prophage major head subunit gpT family protein: protein MAIITPALITSLRTGFSKAFQDALIATPTDWEKVATRVPSSNASNTYGWLNQFPKLREWVGDRVVKDMAAQGYQITNKLFEATVGVKRTDIEDDNVGIYAPLFSEMGRAAKAHGDELVFGLLAAGESTLCYDGQNFFDTDHPVYPNVDGTGTATTVANLQAGAGAPWYLLDTSRALKPLIFQERTTPELEAMTATNDEGVFVRDEYRYGIRYRCSAGFGFWQMAFKSNATLDAANFNSAMAAMQSIKADGGRPLGVKPTVLVVPPSLRAAAIEIVKNERLASGASNPNFGAVDLIVSPLVA, encoded by the coding sequence ATGGCCATCATCACCCCCGCACTCATCACCTCGCTGCGCACCGGCTTCTCGAAAGCCTTCCAGGACGCGCTCATCGCCACCCCCACCGACTGGGAGAAGGTCGCCACCCGCGTGCCGTCCTCCAACGCCAGTAACACCTACGGCTGGCTCAACCAGTTCCCCAAGCTGCGCGAATGGGTGGGCGACCGCGTGGTCAAGGACATGGCCGCGCAGGGCTACCAGATCACCAACAAGCTGTTCGAGGCGACCGTCGGTGTCAAACGCACCGACATCGAGGACGACAACGTGGGCATCTACGCCCCGCTGTTCTCCGAGATGGGGCGCGCAGCCAAGGCGCACGGCGACGAGCTGGTGTTCGGCCTCTTGGCCGCTGGCGAATCGACCCTGTGCTACGACGGCCAGAACTTCTTTGACACCGACCACCCGGTCTACCCCAACGTGGACGGCACCGGCACGGCGACCACCGTCGCCAACCTGCAAGCAGGCGCGGGTGCGCCCTGGTATCTGCTCGACACCAGCCGGGCCTTGAAGCCGCTCATCTTCCAGGAGCGCACCACGCCGGAGCTGGAGGCCATGACCGCCACCAACGACGAAGGCGTGTTCGTGCGCGACGAGTACCGCTACGGCATCCGCTACCGCTGCAGCGCCGGTTTCGGCTTCTGGCAGATGGCCTTCAAGTCCAATGCCACGCTGGACGCGGCGAACTTCAACTCGGCGATGGCGGCGATGCAGTCGATCAAGGCCGACGGCGGCCGCCCGCTCGGCGTCAAGCCCACGGTGCTGGTGGTGCCGCCGAGCTTGCGGGCAGCCGCCATCGAGATCGTCAAGAACGAGCGGCTGGCCAGCGGCGCGTCGAACCCGAACTTCGGCGCGGTCGATCTGATCGTATCGCCCTTGGTGGCCTGA
- a CDS encoding gp436 family protein, with protein sequence MAYATAAELATRYGEDELIQLTDRAGSGVMDTAVVQRALDDAEAEIDGYLASRYLLPLPTVPALLARIACDIARYRLWEDRASDEVRARYEDARRLLENLSSGRVSLGLPAGLPQEQQPAQSLAAAKSGPAPVFGPDQMGGY encoded by the coding sequence ATGGCCTACGCGACGGCGGCTGAACTGGCGACGCGCTACGGCGAGGATGAGCTGATCCAGCTCACCGACCGCGCAGGCAGCGGCGTGATGGACACGGCCGTCGTCCAGCGCGCGCTCGACGACGCCGAGGCCGAGATCGACGGCTATCTGGCCAGCCGCTACCTGCTGCCGCTGCCGACCGTGCCGGCGCTCTTGGCCCGCATTGCGTGCGACATCGCGCGCTACCGGCTGTGGGAAGACCGCGCGTCCGACGAGGTGCGCGCACGCTACGAGGACGCCCGCCGCCTGCTGGAGAACCTCTCCAGCGGCCGGGTGAGCCTGGGGCTGCCCGCCGGCCTGCCGCAGGAACAGCAGCCCGCGCAAAGCCTTGCCGCCGCCAAATCCGGCCCGGCGCCGGTGTTCGGCCCTGATCAGATGGGTGGCTACTGA
- a CDS encoding cytoplasmic protein, with protein MTERRIDAAIDMARAEREALRWLMLTALWHARPYGTREDVLLSCAHEIPIYATADLIRRELGWLESHGLAAIVRDASPIWSAKLTALGEDVYEYRADAPAGLARPPRW; from the coding sequence ATGACTGAACGCCGCATCGATGCCGCCATCGACATGGCCCGCGCCGAGCGCGAAGCGCTGCGCTGGCTGATGCTCACCGCGCTGTGGCACGCGCGTCCCTACGGCACGCGCGAAGATGTCCTGCTGTCGTGCGCGCACGAGATCCCGATCTACGCCACCGCCGACCTCATCCGGCGCGAGCTCGGCTGGCTGGAATCCCACGGGCTCGCCGCCATCGTGCGCGATGCCTCGCCCATCTGGTCGGCGAAGCTCACCGCGCTCGGCGAGGACGTGTACGAGTACCGCGCCGACGCGCCAGCGGGCCTGGCGCGCCCGCCGAGGTGGTGA
- a CDS encoding DUF935 domain-containing protein, which produces MVTPKKQDLTTEIARPAQTGLRSVWQWRPLASMTPAMVADVLRRAAMGDAHDFLLAADDIAEKDLHYRAVLQTRTLAVAGLPIDIQPWDDSPAAQKAAELVTDAVRESDLSVLITHLMDAVAKGYAVAEIVWETSGDVWYPKQILRREAHWFTWDRDTGRLLRLVDGSMEGAEIPAYRMIVHAPPVASGIPLLGGVARSALWAWVFKSYAMRDWARFAELFGQPIRVGKYHQGASPEDVAVLKQAAFSLGSDAAAVIPQEMALELIESGSKSASADLYHQLIDYLDRQVSKAVLGQTMTTDDGASLSQARVHNDIRRELLEADARAMAATLTRDLIAPIVRLNLGDAAPLPVLKLLVEDPNDLTALADHVVKLTGAGMPIPQWWVREKFGIPEVKDGEPVLNPAPSGPTGPNPAGEPLANRMANRAETSGSPMAATPDVAPAVHALHATRCGCAAHAQAAADAFEALADEAAGDWQAQLAPAADAVQTLLDEAAARGATAAEILDIIAAHMPDIHIDALAERLARAQFAARLAGVHGREAG; this is translated from the coding sequence ATGGTGACGCCGAAGAAGCAAGACCTTACGACCGAAATCGCGCGCCCCGCGCAGACGGGGCTGCGCAGCGTCTGGCAGTGGCGGCCGCTGGCCTCGATGACCCCGGCGATGGTGGCCGACGTGCTGCGCCGGGCCGCCATGGGCGACGCGCACGACTTCCTGCTCGCGGCGGACGACATCGCCGAAAAAGACCTGCACTACCGCGCGGTGCTGCAAACGCGCACGCTGGCGGTAGCCGGGCTGCCCATCGACATCCAGCCCTGGGACGACTCGCCCGCGGCGCAAAAGGCCGCCGAGCTGGTGACGGACGCCGTGCGCGAAAGCGACCTGTCCGTGCTCATCACGCATCTCATGGACGCGGTGGCCAAGGGGTATGCCGTGGCCGAGATCGTGTGGGAGACATCCGGCGATGTGTGGTACCCGAAGCAGATCCTCCGTCGCGAGGCGCACTGGTTCACGTGGGATCGCGACACCGGGCGGCTGCTGCGGCTGGTCGATGGCAGCATGGAGGGCGCGGAGATTCCCGCGTATCGCATGATCGTGCACGCCCCGCCGGTGGCATCCGGCATTCCGCTGCTGGGCGGGGTGGCGCGAAGCGCGCTGTGGGCCTGGGTGTTCAAGAGCTACGCCATGCGCGACTGGGCGCGGTTTGCCGAGCTGTTCGGCCAGCCCATCCGGGTGGGCAAATACCACCAGGGCGCCAGCCCCGAGGACGTGGCCGTGCTCAAGCAGGCGGCGTTCTCGCTCGGCAGTGATGCCGCGGCGGTGATCCCGCAGGAGATGGCGCTCGAGCTCATCGAATCCGGCAGCAAGTCGGCATCCGCCGATCTGTACCACCAGCTGATCGATTACCTCGACCGGCAGGTGAGCAAGGCCGTGCTGGGGCAGACCATGACCACCGACGACGGCGCGAGCCTGTCGCAAGCGCGGGTGCACAACGACATTCGCCGCGAGCTGCTGGAGGCCGATGCGCGGGCGATGGCCGCCACGCTCACGCGCGATCTCATCGCGCCCATCGTGCGGCTGAACCTTGGAGACGCCGCGCCGCTGCCGGTGCTCAAGCTGCTGGTCGAAGACCCGAACGACCTCACCGCCCTGGCCGACCACGTGGTCAAGCTCACCGGCGCGGGCATGCCCATCCCGCAGTGGTGGGTGCGCGAGAAGTTCGGCATCCCGGAAGTCAAGGATGGCGAGCCGGTGCTGAATCCGGCGCCATCCGGCCCAACCGGGCCCAACCCGGCTGGCGAACCACTGGCGAACCGAATGGCGAACCGCGCCGAAACTTCCGGTTCGCCAATGGCCGCTACGCCGGATGTAGCTCCCGCCGTGCACGCATTGCATGCGACGCGCTGCGGCTGCGCGGCCCATGCGCAGGCAGCGGCGGACGCCTTCGAAGCGCTGGCAGACGAGGCCGCCGGAGACTGGCAGGCGCAGCTCGCACCGGCGGCGGACGCGGTGCAGACCCTGCTGGATGAGGCCGCCGCGCGCGGCGCGACCGCTGCCGAAATCCTGGACATCATCGCCGCGCACATGCCCGACATCCATATCGACGCGCTGGCCGAGCGGCTGGCACGCGCTCAGTTCGCCGCGCGGCTGGCAGGCGTGCACGGCAGGGAGGCGGGCTGA
- a CDS encoding phage tail terminator protein: MLDAESHIRARLADITGVAGVHGLADFGQDGIAGRRLPALFVGADGYRVLDASSARCRVAVRWLVVVAVSNAARVREGDAARADASAIVREAFARLLGWQPTPAWQPMQPVSAPRPDYAAGTLLWPLAFETVEIIERTP, translated from the coding sequence ATGCTGGACGCCGAAAGCCACATCCGCGCGCGCCTGGCGGACATCACAGGCGTCGCCGGGGTGCATGGTCTGGCCGACTTCGGGCAGGACGGCATCGCCGGCCGCCGCCTGCCGGCCCTCTTCGTCGGCGCGGACGGATACCGCGTGCTCGATGCGTCGAGCGCGCGCTGCCGCGTGGCGGTGCGCTGGCTGGTGGTGGTGGCGGTGTCCAACGCCGCGCGGGTGCGCGAGGGCGATGCGGCGCGCGCCGATGCATCGGCCATCGTGCGCGAAGCCTTCGCGCGGCTCCTGGGCTGGCAGCCCACGCCCGCCTGGCAGCCCATGCAGCCTGTTTCCGCCCCGCGCCCGGACTACGCCGCCGGCACGCTGCTGTGGCCGCTGGCCTTCGAGACCGTCGAGATCATCGAGAGAACGCCATGA
- a CDS encoding terminase large subunit domain-containing protein encodes MTAPILYPYQRRYLADASRWKAAMWSRQTGKTFTTTLEAVLDCLDAEADGRISRWTILSISRDRALDAMNNGVKLHCRAIGAAFEELTDTSLGLDEQAAMVRFPGGSYVRAIAARPETARGMSDNLILDEFAHHKDNRALWRALVPVVSKPGLKIRVISTPNGVGDMFHEIVTAEDGPPRLGAEHPALPPKGAAPELGAARRSGDGLWSRHVVTIHDAVMDGLPRDIAELRRAARDPDTWAQEFECVFLDRAGREWLSYEEILAALEAPPLPPYDGRPVYVGMDIAARGDLSVIAVLEDVGAGVLALREMQVMRGESFAAQLARLDAVFRSYRVARCAIDQTGMGEMPVQEAQRRHGQYRVSGVLFNASNKLEMAVALKDRLQARRLLMHHVHGDARDALIDDLRAVRMEPGAGGVPKLLADRDGAGHADRFWALALACAAAGEGVPVYGYESVARRGFAPRRDDIDGRGRAQEWAGW; translated from the coding sequence ATGACCGCCCCCATCCTCTACCCCTACCAGCGCCGCTACCTGGCTGATGCCAGCCGCTGGAAGGCGGCGATGTGGAGCCGCCAGACGGGCAAGACCTTCACCACCACGCTGGAGGCGGTGCTCGACTGCCTCGATGCCGAGGCCGATGGGCGGATTTCCCGCTGGACGATTCTGTCGATTTCGCGCGACCGGGCGCTGGACGCCATGAACAACGGCGTCAAGCTGCACTGCCGGGCCATCGGCGCGGCCTTCGAGGAGCTGACCGACACCAGCCTGGGGCTCGATGAGCAGGCGGCGATGGTGCGCTTTCCCGGCGGCTCCTACGTGCGCGCGATCGCCGCGCGGCCCGAGACGGCGCGCGGCATGAGCGACAACCTCATCCTCGACGAGTTCGCCCACCACAAGGACAACCGCGCGCTGTGGCGGGCGCTGGTGCCGGTGGTCTCCAAGCCCGGCTTGAAGATTCGCGTCATCTCCACCCCGAACGGGGTGGGCGACATGTTCCACGAGATCGTGACCGCCGAGGACGGGCCCCCACGCTTGGGTGCGGAGCACCCTGCGCTGCCCCCCAAGGGGGCCGCGCCAGAGCTTGGGGCGGCCCGGCGCTCTGGCGACGGCCTGTGGAGCCGCCACGTGGTCACGATCCACGACGCGGTGATGGATGGCCTGCCGCGCGACATCGCCGAGTTGCGACGCGCCGCGCGCGACCCGGACACCTGGGCGCAGGAGTTCGAGTGCGTGTTTCTCGACCGCGCCGGGCGGGAGTGGCTGAGTTACGAGGAGATCCTTGCCGCGCTGGAAGCCCCGCCGCTGCCGCCCTACGACGGGCGGCCGGTCTATGTTGGGATGGACATTGCTGCGCGCGGCGACCTCTCGGTGATCGCCGTGCTCGAGGACGTGGGCGCGGGCGTGCTGGCGCTACGCGAGATGCAGGTGATGCGCGGGGAGAGCTTCGCCGCGCAGCTGGCCCGGCTGGATGCGGTGTTCCGCAGCTATCGCGTGGCCCGCTGCGCCATCGACCAGACCGGCATGGGCGAGATGCCGGTGCAGGAAGCGCAGCGGCGGCATGGGCAATACCGGGTGTCGGGCGTGCTGTTCAACGCCTCGAACAAGCTGGAGATGGCCGTGGCGCTCAAGGATCGGTTGCAGGCGCGGCGGCTGCTCATGCATCACGTGCATGGCGATGCGCGTGATGCATTGATCGACGACCTGCGCGCCGTGCGCATGGAGCCGGGCGCGGGCGGCGTGCCGAAGCTCCTGGCCGACCGCGACGGCGCGGGCCACGCCGACCGCTTCTGGGCGCTGGCGCTGGCCTGCGCCGCCGCCGGCGAGGGTGTGCCGGTGTATGGATACGAGTCTGTCGCGCGCCGCGGCTTCGCGCCGCGCCGGGACGACATTGACGGGCGCGGGCGCGCCCAGGAGTGGGCAGGATGGTGA
- a CDS encoding phage virion morphogenesis protein, producing the protein MINITIDDRELRAALARLARRVEDTEPAMRSIAAELETRISDRFDAQRDPAGQAWARLSAKTLARKKGRGRILYHSGDLLDSLTSRASRGEAVVGFGKPYAAFHEYGTQKMPRRGLLMADPQARALGDADRTAIIDILSRWIEGRPL; encoded by the coding sequence ATGATCAACATCACCATCGACGACCGCGAGCTGCGCGCCGCTCTCGCGCGCCTGGCCCGCCGGGTGGAAGACACGGAGCCTGCGATGCGCTCGATTGCCGCGGAGCTGGAGACGCGCATATCCGACCGCTTCGACGCCCAGCGCGACCCGGCGGGCCAGGCCTGGGCGAGGCTTTCGGCCAAGACGCTGGCGCGCAAGAAGGGGCGCGGGCGCATCCTCTACCACAGCGGCGACCTGCTGGACTCGCTCACCAGCCGCGCCAGCCGCGGCGAGGCCGTGGTGGGCTTCGGCAAGCCCTACGCCGCCTTCCACGAATACGGCACGCAGAAGATGCCGCGCCGCGGCCTGCTCATGGCCGACCCGCAGGCGCGCGCGCTGGGCGACGCCGACCGCACCGCCATCATCGACATCCTCTCGCGCTGGATCGAAGGCCGACCGCTCTGA
- a CDS encoding phage minor head protein: MPVRIAADPGDAPLQAAASPQEFARAFAMPPEEAVRYMAARDAVRVSYDWHALWHDEHARAFTVSRLARADLLQGLYEMLARSVAGDLSRRDWMRDARALLADAGWWGEKQVIGPDGEARTTRFNPARLKLIYDVNSRMAHAAGRWERIQAAKASHPFLRYVTMHDERVRQSHRAWDGVTLPVDDPWWQTHYPPNGWRCRCRAVSMRASEVEARRDALKTTPPAEPEVDWKNPKTGEVRRVPWAIDPGFGYNVGEAAARWRGVIDAARDKVAGYAASIGARLGDDLAALVERDWAGWIGDALARRERNRLGWLGVISARDLAHLRAAGIAPQTAEVMVRPGLVRGPKADRHEDAGNAIAADAWRALPALWRKPVALLLDLKSGKPLWLLPGADGRAPQLAVEVDFVDKKSRRGVTNAVKSAYLQDMAIVRRRVAAGEVRVLWGALE; this comes from the coding sequence ATGCCCGTGCGAATCGCCGCTGATCCGGGCGACGCGCCGCTACAGGCGGCGGCCAGCCCGCAGGAGTTCGCCCGCGCCTTTGCCATGCCGCCCGAGGAGGCGGTGCGCTACATGGCCGCGCGCGACGCGGTGCGCGTCAGCTACGACTGGCACGCGCTCTGGCACGATGAGCACGCCCGCGCCTTCACCGTGAGCCGCCTGGCGCGTGCCGACCTGCTGCAAGGGCTCTACGAGATGCTCGCGCGCTCGGTGGCGGGCGATCTGTCGCGGCGCGACTGGATGCGCGATGCCCGCGCGCTGCTCGCCGACGCCGGATGGTGGGGCGAAAAGCAGGTCATCGGCCCGGATGGCGAGGCGCGCACCACCCGCTTCAACCCGGCGCGGCTCAAGCTCATCTACGACGTCAACAGCCGCATGGCGCACGCGGCGGGGCGCTGGGAGCGCATCCAGGCGGCCAAGGCGAGCCACCCGTTCCTGCGCTACGTCACCATGCACGACGAGCGCGTGCGCCAGTCGCACCGCGCCTGGGATGGCGTCACCCTGCCGGTGGACGATCCGTGGTGGCAGACCCACTACCCGCCCAATGGGTGGCGCTGCCGCTGCCGGGCCGTCTCCATGCGCGCTTCCGAGGTCGAGGCGCGGCGCGATGCGCTCAAGACCACGCCGCCCGCCGAGCCGGAAGTGGACTGGAAGAACCCGAAGACCGGCGAGGTCAGGCGCGTGCCCTGGGCCATCGATCCCGGCTTCGGCTACAACGTGGGCGAGGCGGCGGCGCGCTGGCGGGGGGTGATCGATGCCGCGCGCGACAAGGTGGCAGGCTATGCCGCTTCAATCGGCGCGCGGCTGGGCGACGACCTGGCAGCGCTCGTCGAGCGCGACTGGGCGGGCTGGATCGGCGACGCGCTGGCGCGGCGCGAGCGCAACCGGCTCGGCTGGCTGGGCGTGATCTCAGCGCGCGATCTGGCGCACCTGCGAGCTGCCGGCATCGCGCCGCAGACTGCGGAGGTGATGGTAAGGCCCGGCCTGGTGCGCGGCCCCAAGGCCGACCGGCACGAAGATGCGGGCAACGCCATCGCCGCAGACGCATGGCGCGCGCTGCCTGCGCTGTGGCGAAAGCCCGTGGCGTTGCTGCTCGACCTCAAGAGCGGCAAGCCGCTGTGGCTGCTGCCTGGCGCGGATGGCCGCGCGCCGCAGCTGGCGGTGGAGGTGGATTTCGTGGACAAGAAAAGCCGGCGCGGCGTGACCAATGCCGTCAAGTCGGCCTACCTCCAGGACATGGCCATCGTCAGGCGGCGCGTGGCCGCCGGCGAGGTTCGTGTGCTGTGGGGGGCGCTGGAATGA
- a CDS encoding phage protease, producing MTYGHPLLDAMHAAAHGARVWHAVSLPLLQPGADAPPSPPEWVMLIPAGTFSGRDGRGPYTLDIEAVLAAFEQGGIDLPIDYDHQTLEADGKSGPVPAAGWIKELQAREGALWGRVEWTPRAAGLIADKEYRYLSPVFRHDKQGRVLSIEGAGLTHYPNLDLTPVAHQKGDPMPEDLFERLVMMLNLPATTTPDELVAELQKAIDQLATLKTEAQSRQPDPAEWVPMSQHKAVADELAKLQTQIAQEKAEAAVRAAMSAGKLAPAMKDWALSYASKDPEGFAHWCEKAPAILPPEGDKSAHRVAPNADTLTEEDRIACALLGMSEAEFAAHKKTLIKE from the coding sequence ATGACCTACGGCCATCCACTCCTCGATGCCATGCACGCCGCCGCACACGGCGCGCGCGTCTGGCACGCCGTCTCCCTGCCGCTCCTCCAGCCAGGGGCCGATGCGCCCCCTTCGCCGCCGGAATGGGTGATGCTCATTCCGGCGGGCACTTTTTCCGGGCGGGACGGGAGGGGACCCTACACACTGGATATCGAGGCGGTGCTGGCCGCCTTCGAGCAGGGCGGCATCGACCTGCCCATCGACTACGACCACCAGACGCTGGAGGCAGACGGGAAGAGCGGGCCGGTGCCCGCCGCCGGGTGGATCAAGGAACTGCAGGCGCGCGAGGGCGCGCTGTGGGGGCGGGTGGAGTGGACGCCGCGCGCCGCCGGGCTGATCGCCGACAAGGAATACCGCTACCTCTCCCCGGTCTTTCGCCACGACAAGCAGGGCCGCGTGCTGTCGATCGAAGGCGCGGGCCTCACGCATTACCCGAATCTCGACCTTACCCCTGTCGCACACCAGAAAGGAGACCCCATGCCGGAAGACCTGTTCGAGCGGCTGGTCATGATGCTCAACTTGCCTGCGACCACCACGCCCGATGAGCTGGTGGCCGAGTTGCAGAAGGCCATCGACCAGCTCGCCACCCTCAAGACCGAGGCGCAGAGCCGCCAGCCCGACCCCGCCGAGTGGGTGCCGATGAGCCAGCACAAGGCCGTGGCCGACGAGCTGGCCAAGCTCCAGACCCAGATCGCGCAGGAGAAGGCCGAGGCCGCCGTGCGGGCGGCCATGAGCGCGGGCAAGCTCGCCCCGGCGATGAAGGACTGGGCGCTGTCCTACGCCAGCAAAGACCCGGAAGGCTTCGCGCACTGGTGTGAGAAGGCCCCGGCGATCCTGCCGCCGGAAGGCGACAAGAGCGCGCACCGCGTCGCGCCGAATGCGGACACGCTGACCGAGGAGGACCGCATCGCCTGCGCGCTTCTAGGCATGAGCGAGGCGGAGTTCGCCGCGCACAAGAAAACCCTCATCAAGGAGTAA
- a CDS encoding DUF7210 family protein has translation MKIELLKPHTHAQMKMLPGDTLDLPDDAARWLIDAGVAREADAAPPAPKSDKPNRKE, from the coding sequence ATGAAAATCGAACTGCTGAAACCTCACACCCACGCCCAAATGAAGATGCTGCCCGGCGACACCCTCGACCTGCCGGACGATGCCGCGCGCTGGCTGATCGACGCCGGCGTGGCGCGCGAAGCCGATGCAGCGCCACCCGCGCCGAAATCCGACAAACCCAACCGCAAGGAGTAA